The Ptychodera flava strain L36383 chromosome 14, AS_Pfla_20210202, whole genome shotgun sequence genome segment GATATAGAGTTTGCTTTGTGTAGCTTTTGATGGTGGGCGGATTATACCGATAAACAGAAACGAAACATTGAGTGTGCGGAAGTATGTATTTTCCCTTTTGTATTAATATTCGAAACGTTGGGTGACTTTAACGGGGAAATTCAATCTGTGATTCCGAGTTGCTTGCCCACCGTAGAGTATTGAAAGCCTGTACGTAACTTTGACTTTGTCTGATGAGTAACTTACACTTATCAGCGCGATAGCAATATTGCCTAATACCGTAAATAGACACGCGTATCGTCAACACCCACCTGTTGCATACCTGAGGAGATGACGACACCGTCCAGTGGGTTTAATAATTAACGTATATTAACCAAATACTGTGCATATTTAAAACAGGATAAAACTGCCATCGAGACCTGATTGAAATAACCGTCACGCAGCTACTTGAAATTGTGTGGTGTTTTTCTGACCGTGTGTATCGTCCAAATATTCAACTGATCTTACAAAACTTTTCGGGAACGGTTCGCCAGTTATGCCGAGGTACGACTTTGAAGATGACGAGCGGAGCGGTGCGGCAAAGTGCTGCGATCGTTGGCCATGGCCCAGTGTTTTATCGACTATTTTGATGATCGGGTCGATCATACTGTTCTGTGTGTCCCTCCATTATGCTACCGAGGACACGGAGCGACTTTTCAGAGGCACGGCAGCGGAGTACCAGATAAAACGGACCATATACTGGGCTCAGATAGGTATCTATTGCCTCACTGGGTTGATGTTGTTCATTAGCTTTATCCTACTGTCTCTCGGATGTCTGGCCACAGGATCTTACAGAAAGGAACACGTATGTCGTTTCCCAAATCGCGGATGTGGTGTTTGTCAAATGATTGTGTTCGGGTTTGTCGCCTATATTCTCTTCTTGGGATGGGTTGCTGTGGTAGCCATCTGCGTGATTCCGCTCTGGTTCTTTTCGATCGTGAGATCTACTCACTGCGGTATACCTGGTGGTTGCATCGACCTGCGGCAATTCGGCCTGACCCCGATGACAACTCCTGACGACATGGCCAAAGTGTGTGGTACGCAGTTGGTGTTGATCTGTGAGAAAAACCCGTGGGGCAAATACCTAATGGGTACCATTGCGGCGGTCGCGTGTCTCTTGGTGATGGCTCATTATTTGATGATTTTCGCAGCGAACTACGCGCACGTCAAGGACAACTACAGACAACCAAGTTTCACCCAGGGACGAAACCAAAACCAGAGCGGCTTCTACAAGCCGACAAGAAGCCCTAACCAGCAATACGGACCTGACATCATCGGCATGGAAGATCAACCGGACGGCTACATGACTGGTATGTCGACGAGAACGCGCTCAAGGGACCCCATCGGCTATACGTCGAACAGCAAAGACCCTTTGTCGTATCAAATGTAGTAATATCGACATATTGTTGCAGTTCGGACTATTTGAAGTGACTAATACGGAAATTTAAGAGGAATCAAATCAAGTTTTTTGAAACAACTCATCACAATTGTCCATtgaacaattttgtaatttacgTAAATCAGGCTTTCTCTTGTAAAAACCGTGAGACTGATCGTATTTGTACTGCCACTGTAGTTGCCTTACATTCTATTCTAAATATTAGACCTATATGCAATAATGTGGttaaaaattaatcaatgaTAAATTTTCACCTGAGGGtgacaaaacatttcagacaaaCAGATTTTGAAGATAACCGTAGTAGCGGGTTCGAATGCACGACATTCGATCGAACACAAGTCCCTGGGACATTTACCGCGTATGaacttaattttcaaacagCGTACCTGATTTGTGTACAACATCTTCAGTAAATTACAATGTCAGCCACCTGTTTAAAGTTATAGTAATGtcttacattttacaaattattgcTTTGTTTGCAAAAGGATGCCACAAAAAATGGCGGAATGAGGTGAATCATTCCTaattttcctttgaattttCTTCGAAGTCAGGAAATCAAAAACTGCAATTTCGAATTTCACTGGACTTTTCTTCAAAATGCCTTGTAATCATCCATGAATTTCAAAAACGAAGAAAACTTGAGCAAGGAGCCAAATTGAACGGACCTTGGCTTTGGTTATTGCAGTCTGGGCAACGACCTTGACCCAAGTTCATTTGCTCCGACTGTCATTTCCCAACTCTAGCTGCGACCTCCATGTTTCAGTCAATAGCGGCAGAAAGTTTGTAAACTATATTCCTTCAGCATTTTGACTGGTTTTATTTTAGCTTTTATCTTTGTACATATGCTTCGTTCGCCAATTTTCCGAGTAGTTTCTGACCAAAAGTCTTTGAAAAGTACCCGGTGCAAGGTACCTGAAAAGTAGCTTTGTGCCAAGCTTGGTCCATACTTTAACTATAGTCATTGTTTTGTAGCCTTAGAAACGATGTTCACGTTTTCAACTTCAGATATGTAACATCTTGAAAGTAGACGTTGCTGACTAAAACTGTAAACAGgaagttaaaaattgtgaaattggcGCTGTGCTGTACATGTACGTAGGCGCAAAGTCCACTTTTGTGATCACCTGCTACACAAGTGCTCCGAGTGTCCCGTGTATTGTCCAAAAGAATACAACAAAACTGAACACACTACACCCGACACTCCAAGGACGTGTGTGACCGGGACAAACTTTTAAATTGGCATCAAGATAACACCACATGATTTATAGCTATCTGTTAACTTTATTTAGACCTACTAGTGTTTTAAAAAGTATTTcctaaaaactttgaaaaattattttccactTTGTCCATACATAGTACCTGTACAGAGAATTTTAGTAATGTTTTAGTCAGTATTaagtttttagatttttttcaaattaatcaGGCAGATGCCTCAAATGGCATTGATTTGTATGATCAATACAGCAACTAGTTTTTccttttattacaaaaaaagttTTGCTTTGCAAACTATTACATTGCTGTGCTCTTCCTTAAAAAaacttatttgtatttttcaagacGTAAAGATGTGGGTGTTTTACAGACCAGGTTTGCTTTTCTGCCTAAGTGTGGGAGTGTAGGAGTGGAGTGTGTAAACAAAGGGGCAGAGCATGTGACAACTCTAAATTAAATTTCCAAAGCAACTGTCATAATTCTAAATAGACACAgttctctgtatttttttttgagaGCAGATATTTTCATCGACTAGACACACCAAACCAGGAAACAGACAATGAGAGACTTTCACAGGTTTCTACAAATCATGACTAGGTGGCCATAAAATGAGGGAAAACTCTGGAATGATAACAGGGAAGCGAGTATGCAGAGTATTGCCATCTGAAGGAATCTTGATCTGAAAACACAGTCCCTAGCTGGACCCAGTATCTTAAAGATGCGTATTCCCAATTAGACATAACAGAAAGCACAGATACTGGAAAAACACAGGGGTCTATGTTCAACGCAACTTTTGTATTAATTTGAGTTAAAATTCCATGGAAAACAAACGTTGTGATGTGTGAAGATGCGTAGATCTAGCTATGCCCCTTTAACTGCTGGTCAATGCAACACTGTATATTTACATAGTGTATTTGCCAACTTCATTACATACCATCTCAGTTCCTCAATCCCACTCACTAGCACTGTGATACCATGCTAGCTGAAACAGTAAACTAACAGGATATTTCTGATCATGAGTCAAGTCCGATTCAATGCAAACGTCATCCTTTGTTTGAGTCATTGTGGTAAAAAGCAAATCCTCTGCAAATATTGAACAGCTCTGTACAGTGAGTTTCCTGTACGGATGTCTGTAACACTCCTGAAAGGCAAAGTTATGGATGAACACATCCAACTAGCAAACATCCACCACAGCTTGTTAGATTGACCATAGACTGTAGAAAAACTTAGGTTTATTGATGGACCAGGTAAATTCATATTCCACTGTTCTGATGAACCAAGAACACCGACCGAAACAATATTACCCTACAAAAAAAGCTTTATGTAAGCAGGGACCATGGTGACCATGCTTGTCTGTATGGTCTCTGTATTTACCTCATGTATAATACAGCACATCACCAACTATCTGCAGCTGTATGATTTATTTGCTAACCCTATCACTGCACTGCTATTAACGTTTCTAGGACCTTCTGAAAGACtcctttttccttttcaaatcaaCATCAACTCTTTGGCATATTTAAAATTGGcttttattttcacattttttcatgtattgttGAGAAGACTGTCAGACTTATATTTATGAAATGCAACAAGACTTTCACAACAGCAAGGACAAAATCAACGACCTCTCACCAGCATTTACTTTAAAAAGTGGAGAAACGATATCAGAAAGTTGTCACTTCATTCGGCATTTCCACTTAATCAGttacaacacaaacaaaaacaacaataggATGTTTTGTAGAGAAAGATGTTTTATTATGACCCTGTAGTATCTTAAAAAATTACAGTCACAACTGTAAATCACTTCTACATTGACCCCTATGAACTGACCAGCGGTGACAGTATACATTTAAGTAGCAATGAATGGAGTTATTCCTCCAGCAAGGTCTGGCAATAGTTACAGCTAAGATGTACACTTTGGCAGTGCTAAGCTAGCATAGATTTATTTGCagcattttctgtttattcaagGCTGTTTCCCACAGTGAAATGAGATGGTTTTAAATCCTAAACTCGCAAGAAAAAAGTCAACAACATTTGAAACAGAAGTGTGAACAGCAAGGCACATGATCTGAACTAATGTGGCGTAATTGGTTCTCATGCACAGGctagattaattctaaatcagGCAAAACAAACAGCTATTTTTTCAATCAAGGGCAGTTAAGTAAAggatttgaaacaaaaaaaattctttattgAGAGAAATGGAAAAACACTATTCGATGAAAAAAGCAACAAACaggcaaaataaatttgaactccagcttttcaaaatgttgaactgAATCAGGTTTAACTGAGAACATGAGAAGatatacaacattcttgaataTCACTGGATTTCAAGTTTTAATAAGTAACCCCTAGGCTGATAAATGCTCATATAGACAACGCATGTCTCACAAGGCTGTACTGTGTACACACACAGTTCACTGTGTTGCTCTTGTGTGATCAGGATACAAATGGGATGGAGTCAAGTCAACTACATTCTACATTCTATTCATACTATGTGTTCATGTTTACTTGTTTCATTGAAGAATGCTCTTACACTAGATTACCAGTAACTTTCTATCTTTGATCACAAGGAGATATATGACAGGTAACAAATCTTTTTCACTGAAAggcaatttttcaaatgtcactTCATCTGACTGTACATCCAATGATTACACCAGCTCTAGGTATACCCTGGTTCAATACAGTAGCCTCTAAAGTCATTCATATGCACACTTGATTCAGTGCAAAACTTTATCCTTGGTGCTTTCTTCAGTAAAACTATGATTCACTGATGTTAAATTACCTGGAGGTATTCAGATTTGAACTCACATTTGAAAATGGTTTAACACCAAACATGCATATTTGTATCTtgcaaaaatgaaaagtttacaaacattgaaggtatgttgacaATTGGTCATTTCTTTGTAAATCAAGCAGCTTTTTCTATTCATCTAGAACAAGCCTTACAAATTTGAGCGAATTTTGCATTGACGTTGTCCAAAATCTGACCAGACCAAAGACCAATCTGGTCAGCATGCTGAGATCAAGTACACCTGCTGAAGTAGAAAAATCTGTTTTTTTACCACAAGGACTTGAAGTTAAACTTCATCTGGCACAAGTACTTCATTTCAATCTGTGCAACATCATACACAATGTATCTGAAATTGGTCATTAAGGAAAGTACAATCTAAAAACTTGTTTGGAGAAATTTGTTCACCTTCAATTGATCCTTCCGTGATCACTAATGATTTCATAAACAGACATCAATTCAAGAAAGTATGAAATAATATGAAAAGGACACAATTCTTACAGcataatgacaaacaaaatgacaaataatcAGCAAAATGTACATCATGGAGTGTGCCAAATCTGTGACTTTGTAATTTTGATTTATACTTACCATGAATCATGCAGTTGACACTATttagaaatatttcaatatcacaTGTATGTCTTTTCTACAAGCGGTACTCACACGGACTCACTGTAGAGTAACAGCCCCATCTACAGGTGAAGTATGAATTTTTGCCGCCATAGAGTGATAGACACTGTGACAACACAGCACAACTGACAGCTGTTACTGACAACAGCAGAGACTGACCGTCACACAGTTAGGAACCGCAGTCACAACATAACGTGACTGTAATTAATGTGGGTGTGACAACAAAGGGTGACATTCATGGGTGTCAGGGAGACAAAGAGTGATTGTCATTGGCAAGAGTGCAATGACCTAACAGTCATGGGTGAAAGTGAGACAAGAATGTGTCCTGGGTGACAGAACAAGACAACTGAGTAATAGTGGTGGGTGAAGGCGTGACAACACAGATCATGGATAGATTTCTGTCTCTGAGTCgacaaatttcaatgaaaatttgtgtaaaAGGATACTCATTATAAAGTAGACTTGTTCTGGTTGTTCCACTAGTAGTTCCTTTTCCCAAAGGAACCACAACGCCATCATCCAAAGTCATAGAGGCACTTTGCTCTGGCGCTGTACTTCCAATACCTATAAGGAATACATACACAGCCATTGTGAACGATGAAGAAGTGTCTCAAGGAAGCCAGACTGTAAGGTGAGAATGTGCAAATTCAGTGTTCATGAATAATGATTTCACCAACAAGCAAATACAGCAGTGTGGCATTTAATGACTGTAAATGTTTTCTATTTGTAGAAGTCTCCCATTCGTTGCAATGGCCGACTGATATTCAGTTTTCTCTCTCAGTTCTGCAATAAAACAACTGGTCTTTCTCTCCGTGTCATAGAGATAAACATCTAAGCATTTCATTTTAATCTCACCACCTTCCTACTATGAGTATGACTGTACACAAATGCCTTTGCCTTGCGTGTAAGTTGCACAGAATTCAAGTTTCACACATGAGATGTGAACACCTAATGATCACTGAATCAATGAAAGCTGACTATGCAGACAGTGTTTTCTTGATACAGAGCAGCCTTTACAAACAGGATAAAGTTTTTGTTTGTAGATAGAGGTTGTTCAACATAGGGTTCTGACTTCGTCCGTACAGCACATAACTGAGGTCTATGAAAACTCATTGCTTCTGTAAAGATTTTGCAATATACCTTATGCAGACtctaaaacttcatgaaatattagTGTGCACATGTTTGGAGGAATTTAATATTATCATCATATGATTTAAAATCCATTACACCCATCATCACATCAACTGATGACTAATTTGATTTCTTTACAAATTTAAGGCTTGCAGATAGAAACATGCCTAGCAACTACAGAAACAGTGCCTTTCATTAACTCATGGATGAAGTTTGTCCATGGTACAATATGGAACACAACACTAAAAGCTTTCTCAATGGTGTACAAGATGGGGATAATCAAGAAGAATACATAACAAGGAACACATTCAATTGGTCATACGTAAGTACATATTCTGAttctctgtaaacaggtccacaatcacctttgattacaatgggtttaagccaaaccatggtggtgaaacggttaaattgataaaatcttaCCTTTTGTGCTGTGTTTTCCTGCTGGTGGTTTGCTGAGAGACTTAGCATTGGTCAGTTCATACATGTTGCCCAGGGCAACCTCACAGAGGAGCATAAGACCAACGTTATTACCTGGACTTGTCCTGCAGTAATTGGCACTCTTTGAACTCATGTCAGCAAAGTACACACCTTTACCAAACATGTAACCCGTCTGAAAACAATCAATGAacagaaatgtaaaatttgacaaCATTCATTTTCAGAATTATCCTAGACAATCTCAAGatctttttttttcctattGGTGCCTATGATTAAAATGCATAATTTTCATGGAGTGGTTTAGTAACATTAACATACATCACATTTCATGAAATACTACATGATGGAAAAATCAAATACACAGTTTTAAAGCAAACGCTTCATCACTTTTGTACCCACAATACTTCAGTGTTCATATAGGAAGTCCAGTAGAAATGATGAGAACTTACCACAGGTGCTTCTGGTGGAGCAATGCGTAATCCCTGTGACAGTATACCAGCATAGTTGGACGTCCGTGAGCCATGCCACAACAACTGACGATTGTGTAACTGTTTGAAGGGTTTGTAGCGTGACCTTTCACCCTGACGTTGCAATTCAAATACCTGACATGacagacaaaacaaaagaatctTTAAGACTTTGGAAACTGACCTACATTCAGGACAGTAAAATGAAGGTCTATGATAATCTTTTGACCTAGTGATGGtttatgaaaactatacaaattCATGCAGGCAGCAAGAATTTTCTGATATTCCAAGATATCAACATAAATTCTGTAATTCACATAATATGACTCTGAAATGTTTTACTGATAGTCTGTCTTTGTCTTCTGAATGTAACcacaacaaatttgaaaatactgGGTACATTTTAAACCACCACCATGTGACTATGTGATGGGTCTGTTGATGAACTACAACTGTCATCCTCAGCGCCAGAACACATCATCTCACAAATATTAAACTCTGTTGTCAGTCAGCAAGGGGAGATAGATGACAGGATGAATTGGGCGAACAAGCCAGACTGAGAAACCTGGTGTGAACTGTGCACTTCAcatgaaaatatcacatgatTGAAAACTGTGAAAGATATCCTTACCTCTTCTAATTCCAATGAGTACTGATTGTGTGTTGCAGCATGGGTGTTCTTGGTGTAGGTTTCAATCAGTTTGAACATGTCACTCTTCTTATCCATCACCTGTACATCAAGTTGAAACAGACATGATGAAATATAGATATTGAAACAGACATGATGAAATATAGATATTGAAACAGACATGATGAAATATAGATATTGAAACAGACATGATGAAATATAGATATTGAAACAGACATGATGAAATATAGATATTGAAACAGACATGATGAAATATAGATATTGAAACAGACATGATGAAATATAGATATTGAAACAGACATGATGAAATATAGATAAAGTATGTCAAGTTGTCCCCTCAAGTGAACTACACAGAATTAGTTGTCCACTAGCTAGGAGTGTGACAGTTTCTCAAGTAGGTCTAttaaaatagtgaaaaacttTGGAAAAGGGAGCACTTAAGAAGAAACTTCTTGTCTAAGATGTATAGACGTACAGACGTATAACAATGCCTTGACACACTAAGATTATCATCGAAGATGACAGTATCCAATTTTTACAGCATATACCTTGAACAAAAGCCTAAACATAATATGGTTGTCATGCAAAATCAAAATACATTATCTGGCTGATTACATGATTGACACAGAAAGATAAACTAGCAATCAGACGATCTTATGGTTGCTAAGATTTCTGGCATTTATACTGTATCTCATACTCATTCTTACCTTCATTGGACATTTCAGAGTTTCATAGTTAGCATCAATAGGATCCTTTGTGCTGTCGCCACCTTTCAGCAAACTGTATGCGACCTCAATGTCAAGGAGATTATCCAGCATCTGAGTCTTGGCCTGAaagataaaaatgatgaaattttggtTTGCAATCACTGAGTGACTGCATGGATTTGACACACATGATTTCCCTGTTATATTGTATGCCCTGTTATCGGTCAAAGTAAGTGAGGAATATGTTCTCATGCAAGAACATTTGCTAAAGCCTCTAAAAACATTTATATTTCAGTAAATATGGAAAGCTACTTTGTAGAACCAAATGTGAAAGGCCACCTTGATAAATCTACCGTGTGTTCAGCCAATCAACTGTCATGTAACAAATCACATCATCCTGCAGTGGTACTGACCCTTTCATCACATGGCAGTAtctatttcaacaaaattttttacatttctatTTGGTTTAAGGCAATCAAGCTGGTGTACTTTAAGAAATTAGATTATGCTGAACCAATGATGAAATACATATCACTTCATAATTCATGATTTTGTGTCTTTATCgacaatgacagaaattttgcagattaaatctAACTGGACTGGGCAAATaagaaaatactgaaatacatgtatttcctcTGTATATTGTACCGGTACACTGGAAACAAAAATTTACATCATTAGAATGATTGCTGAAGGGTTTAAAGTACAGCCTGATAACAACACCTCAGTATTTTGTTTCTGGGAAAGTCATCAACAAACTTCATCAGTATTGGTCTGTACCTTACCTTGATAATATCTGTTGAATCAAGCAGAGGTGGTTTCTTCATTCCAAAATCATGTGGAATCAGAGTGTAAAATCTATTGGATGCATCCAATATTGCTGAGGCACTCGTCGGATCCTGACCAACCAACTACAAAGAATCAAAAACATCTTTTTCACACTGTTCTCTTGAAAAACATTTGTGAAAGCAAATGCTACACGTTTTCTATGTTTGTCAATTCAATATCTGTGGTGTCACTTTCAAAGCTGACATTTATAAACAATTCTGGAGCATAAGTGCTaaaaacaaatttgcataataaagttgATCACTGACCAGTAGAATTCAATAAAACTGCAATGTCAATACAAGATTACTCAGAAGTGAAAGAGTTCTTTCAGGAATTACGACATAAGAATCTTAACCAACTAACCTGCTGTAATTCTGTGAGGACAGCATATGCACTTTCAATCTGACGCTTCGACAGTTTTCCCAAAGGCATCTTTTTCAGGTCAATCTTGTCCATGAAAAGGAGAAAGAAGACCATAACTTATGGaagatttcaaagcaattgtaCTTGATAGTGTAACCAAAGAATACAAATTTTGCTTTACAGGGAATTCATTATGCCAATGAAGAGGACACAATGCAACACCCTGTTACATGATTGTTGGAATAACAACACAACTGTGCCAGGGACCCTCAAAGTAACAGCGACTGAAGTTGGTTGGAGACTGCTCTTTGTAGGAATTTGGGGTTCAAGGAAGTAATTGCTCCATGACGAATGAAAGTGTCATTCACTAATGATTGTAAAATCATCTGTTGCTGTGGTGAAC includes the following:
- the LOC139148836 gene encoding neuronal membrane glycoprotein M6-b-like, yielding MPRYDFEDDERSGAAKCCDRWPWPSVLSTILMIGSIILFCVSLHYATEDTERLFRGTAAEYQIKRTIYWAQIGIYCLTGLMLFISFILLSLGCLATGSYRKEHVCRFPNRGCGVCQMIVFGFVAYILFLGWVAVVAICVIPLWFFSIVRSTHCGIPGGCIDLRQFGLTPMTTPDDMAKVCGTQLVLICEKNPWGKYLMGTIAAVACLLVMAHYLMIFAANYAHVKDNYRQPSFTQGRNQNQSGFYKPTRSPNQQYGPDIIGMEDQPDGYMTGMSTRTRSRDPIGYTSNSKDPLSYQM